The following are from one region of the Pseudodesulfovibrio piezophilus C1TLV30 genome:
- the mazG gene encoding nucleoside triphosphate pyrophosphohydrolase translates to MSEQASNPHTDAMQELLGIIDTLLAPEGCPWDKEQTPLSMCDYLAEETFELIEGIRSNDPKESMEELGDVLFILLFLSTLFERAGLFTLSDSLKNTTAKMIRRHPHVFANTCFEDRETLLDNWETIKKDENKGTNKKHVFDSLPKGLPPLLKAYRINSKAARNGFTWQSDDEVEKQLNEEWQEWQNALKSGDKKSSEQEFGDYLLTLVEFGRRKGIKANSALDISNLKFLRRFQAMEELAESRGVDFSELDLMHMNALWEEVKTTE, encoded by the coding sequence ATGAGCGAACAAGCAAGCAATCCACATACTGACGCTATGCAGGAACTCTTAGGTATTATTGATACATTGCTTGCCCCAGAGGGATGCCCCTGGGACAAAGAGCAGACCCCCCTCTCCATGTGTGATTATCTCGCCGAAGAAACCTTTGAACTCATTGAAGGGATTCGCAGTAACGACCCCAAAGAATCCATGGAAGAGCTAGGGGACGTCCTATTCATTCTGCTCTTCCTAAGCACCCTGTTTGAAAGAGCAGGACTCTTTACGCTTTCTGACTCCCTCAAAAATACTACTGCCAAAATGATCAGACGCCACCCTCATGTGTTTGCCAACACCTGTTTTGAAGACCGAGAAACCCTCTTGGACAATTGGGAAACCATCAAAAAAGATGAAAATAAGGGTACCAACAAAAAACATGTATTCGACTCTCTGCCCAAAGGGCTTCCCCCTCTTCTCAAAGCTTATCGAATAAACTCAAAAGCAGCTCGAAACGGTTTTACCTGGCAGTCAGATGACGAAGTAGAAAAACAGCTCAACGAAGAATGGCAGGAATGGCAGAACGCTCTCAAGTCCGGTGACAAGAAATCCTCTGAACAGGAATTTGGCGATTATCTTTTGACACTTGTGGAATTCGGTAGACGCAAAGGGATCAAGGCAAATAGTGCACTCGACATATCAAACCTGAAATTTTTAAGACGGTTTCAGGCGATGGAAGAACTCGCAGAATCTCGTGGGGTAGATTTTTCCGAGTTGGACTTAATGCATATGAATGCCCTCTGGGAAGAAGTCAAAACAACCGAATAA
- the rfbC gene encoding dTDP-4-dehydrorhamnose 3,5-epimerase, which yields MQVYETGFSGLFVLEPKVFQDERGFFLESYNKDSFRLLDIECDFVQDNHAYSKDLGVLRGFHFQRPPMAQAKLVWVTRGAVLDVVIDLRLGSVTYGKYAPVVLSASNFKRMFIPKGFGHAYITIMPDTEFQYKVDAPYSPDHEGGIAWDDPTIGMDWTPALHGQKPILSEKDRRLSRFVDFHSPFIYEDY from the coding sequence ATGCAGGTCTATGAGACCGGTTTTTCCGGCCTTTTTGTGCTGGAGCCGAAGGTCTTTCAGGATGAGAGGGGCTTTTTTCTTGAAAGTTATAATAAGGATTCATTCCGCTTATTAGATATTGAATGTGATTTTGTCCAAGATAATCACGCCTATTCAAAAGACTTAGGGGTCCTTCGAGGTTTTCATTTTCAGAGGCCGCCCATGGCTCAGGCTAAATTAGTTTGGGTCACCAGAGGAGCTGTGCTTGATGTCGTCATTGACTTGCGACTCGGTTCCGTGACCTATGGAAAATATGCTCCAGTTGTCTTGAGTGCGTCGAATTTTAAACGAATGTTCATCCCGAAAGGGTTTGGACATGCATATATAACCATCATGCCGGATACGGAATTTCAATACAAAGTTGATGCTCCTTATTCGCCGGACCACGAGGGGGGGATTGCCTGGGATGATCCTACTATCGGTATGGATTGGACTCCCGCTTTGCATGGTCAAAAACCAATATTATCAGAAAAGGATCGTCGATTGTCCCGATTCGTCGATTTCCATTCCCCCTTCATATACGAGGACTACTAA
- a CDS encoding CvpA family protein: protein MNFLDIALICIVVIFTIRGFFRGLVQEALSLIAILLAIFLATNYQHLLIPHLELYIHSAITVSALASVILFFGTIILFWLIAKAVRSMLEIALLGWVDRLTGALFGCVEGAIIGLILLIFLQSFSPNSSQLRESSIAPRVQHLMKLTGDLLPEGARETLMPKGFSLPSAQQAMDSAKEAIGFDDEIDNPQ, encoded by the coding sequence ATGAACTTTCTCGATATAGCACTTATCTGCATAGTCGTCATATTTACCATACGTGGTTTTTTCAGAGGGTTGGTTCAGGAGGCTCTTTCACTGATAGCCATCCTCCTGGCGATATTTCTTGCCACCAATTACCAGCACCTCCTTATTCCCCACTTAGAGCTTTATATTCACAGCGCCATTACTGTAAGCGCCCTTGCTTCAGTTATCCTTTTCTTCGGAACGATTATACTCTTTTGGCTCATAGCAAAAGCTGTTCGATCCATGCTTGAGATAGCCCTGCTGGGATGGGTCGATAGACTCACTGGTGCTTTGTTCGGTTGTGTTGAGGGTGCCATTATTGGATTAATTCTTCTCATTTTTCTTCAGTCATTCTCTCCAAACTCTTCTCAACTCAGGGAATCCAGCATAGCCCCACGCGTCCAGCACTTAATGAAGTTAACAGGTGATCTGTTACCAGAAGGAGCACGAGAGACTCTTATGCCCAAAGGGTTTTCGCTCCCATCAGCTCAACAGGCCATGGACTCAGCAAAAGAAGCTATTGGATTTGACGATGAGATTGATAATCCGCAATAA